Part of the Prevotella communis genome is shown below.
GGTCTTACTACAGAAGACTTATGTCATATAGGCTTCGTTGTGAAGTTTTTCCTCAAGAAGCGTAACAACTATGGGGCAGCTTTCATAAAAGAAGTATTCCCCCATCAGCTGAAAGACGTAGAACTTAGTACCCTTGAAGTAAAGTTGGCCTCAAACGAATCCCCGAATAAACACATACCTATTCCAGAGGTATGCTGGCCAGAACATGGCAGTTTACCAAAGAAATATAACGGCCAAATCACAGAAGAACTAATCGGAAAAGTATAAACGATAATCACTGGGAATAAGCTATTCAATACAGTTTATTCCCAGTTTATTTTAGTTTATAGCGGTATAAGGATATACCATTGATAAACCCTGTTCCTTTGCGGCGATGTTCCACTAAAGGGACAGGATTTTATAATGATAGAAGAACAAATACAAAATCTGACAGAGAAAGTCAATCAGCTTACACAACTCGTTTATGAGTTGTCGAAAGCGATTACTCCATGTGAGCAATCATCAGTATCTAACCACCATGTCCTCACTGACATTGAAGGAGCCATGCGTATTACTGGCAAGGCAAAGCCCACCATCTATGCCAACGCCCGTAAAGGTATCATCCCTCACTATAAAAGAGGTAACAAGCTATACTTCTACGAGGATGAACTTTACCAATGGATTGAAGGTGGCAGGCAGAACTGCTATGGTATAAACTCCGAAGAAATGCTCAAAGAGATTCGGCAGGGGATTCACCACTTGCCAAGTTCTAACCGCTAATCATCTGGTATATGATTAACAAGCAATGTTTACCCTTTGAATGCTTGCAGGTGGAGATTCAAGGTGTCATCAAAAACTTCACTGAAGTATACCAGTGTGATGCTGACATCATCGTGTCAACCATCTACGCCATTGTGAGTATTGCCGTCAACAAGTCCATCAAACTGTTTGACGGCAAATACACAAACTATCCCTCAATGTGGATTTGTCACGTGGCTCCAAGCGGCAGTAACAAGAGTGCGCCAGTGAAGATGCTATTCAAGCCAATCAACGAACTAAATGAGGAAGCGGTGGTGGCTTACTATGAAGAACTTCGACATACAGACAAGGACGATAGCAACAAGCCTAAGCCTATCTGTAAGAAACTGTCACTAACCGACACTACCCCCGAAGCTATTTACAAGGCACTTTCCTTTATGCCGCAGATGGTTTATCGTGATGAGATAAAGGGCATGATTGATGACTTCGACCGCTATAATCGTAGCGGTATCATCAGCAATATGCTCTCCATCTGGGATAGTACCAGTTTCTGCATCGACCGCAAGACTGAAGACCCAACCTTCATCCGAGAGCCATTCTTGGACATACTTGGTGGCATTCAACCAGGGCTCTTGAAATCAACATTCGGTAATCCGCAGTTGATGATTAGCGGATTTAACCAACGCATTCTTTTTGTCTATCCCGATAAGCTTCCTGTCACCTACTATTCCGATAATCTGCTCAGTGAAGCCATCATGCCCTACTGGACAAACTTCGTTAGAGATCTGATGAAGTTAGAATCAACTACGCTATCTCTTTCCCCTGAGGCTAAAGACTTCTATTGCACTTACTATAACATGCTGCAAGACAAGAAGTCCTCTTCTGATGACTATATGCAGTACGTCTATAGTAAGTTCCAGATTATCATCCTACGCTGGTCTATCGTTACTCACCTGCTATGGGAGAAAACTTTCGAATACTATCGCAAAGACACTATCTCAGGTGATGAAATGTTACAAGCTATTCAGTGTATGAACTACTTTGAGAGTGCAGCAGAGAAGGTCTATCATGAGATTAGTGGAGGAATGTATCAGGGTTTCACCAAAGAGCAAAGCCTACAGATACTCTATAACACCTATAAGGGTGAAGTGAATCTGCAGAAGTTGGCCGATGCGCTTGGCTGTTCTCGTCAATATGTAAGCAAGGCTGTCAACAAGAAAGACCCGAGTTGACAAGTTGCGCCAAATTTTCAAGTTATGTCTTGGTTATCAGTAATATACACAAGAATAGGCCGCAACTACGCAACATTTGTGACAAATATGGCCGACATAAGCCCTCCGCAGGAGTTCCCTGTTACTCTTCCTTAGAAGGGTGATAGCCCACTAGCACCCTAAAGAGTGCAATGGGCTCAGGGAAGCATTCCCTAAGAACCTTTCCACAAGGGCTTCGCCCCTTGACCCCATCTTTTGAAGTAACAATCATAAAATCAAACATGCACTATGGCTAAGACATCAATACATTTCGTCCCAGTAAAATCTGGGAGTGAGATACACAATCTCCGTGAGAAAGAACTTGATTACGTGATCAAAGAACTCACACCAAACAACGAGCACTGGGTTGATCCTCGATACGAAGGTCAGACCTTGGCAGATATTCGTAAGGAAATCGCAGACCGTTATCAGACTCATGTAGGTCAGAAAATGCAAGCAAAAGCCGCTCCCATCCGTGAAGCAGTCATCGTTATCAAGCCTGATACCACAATGGCAGATCTCCAACTATTGGCAAAGCAACTTGAAAAGGAGTTCGGCATCAAATGCATTCAGCTTCATATCCATCGTGATGAAGGCTTTAGCAAGGATAATCCAGATCCCTCGAAGTTGAATCTACATGCTCATTTTGTAGCAGACTGGACACATGCCAATGGAACGTCATTGCGCCTGACTCCACAAGACACCTCAAAAATGCAGACTATTGGAGCCGAATGTCTCAAGATGGAACGTGGTAGTAGTTCTAACGTAAAGCATCTCAATGCAGTACAGTACAAGGAGAAAAAGGCTCTTGAGAATATCTCTTCCCTTAGGAAACTGGTCTACAAGTCATTTCTCTCCCAAAATGCCAAGAATGCACTCTATAAGAAGATAGACCAACTCGTAGAGGATCTAAAGGCTGACCCAATGAATATTCAGCTTCAGCAACAGGTAGAGCAACTGACTGAAAAGGTCACTCAACTTCAAGCAGATATTGAACGCAGAAAGCAACAACGTGAGCAGGACCAAAAGACCATATCAGCATTAAGGGAAGAAAATGCCCAGTTGCGTCGCAACAATGAAAAGAATGCCTCCTTCAACGAGAATCTACGCAAGGAAAATCGGGACTTAAAGCGCAAGGCTTACCCAGAGCGTTATGTCCTACCCTCTTTCATCAATGTAGATGCTACACGCATCTATAAAGACAAGCAAGGACAGTGCCACATCGCCATGATGTTTACTGGTGGTTCCAAGGAATATAGCGAGAAGATGAGCAACGAGGACTTTATGGCTTTCAAGAATGGTGACTTGACGAAAGAAGAAGTCATCGCCAAATACTATAAGCCCCTCATTGAAGGCTACATCCGCAGAGAGTTTTCAAGACCCGAAAAACGCTCCGCAGCTCTTTCCCTCATAGAGAATACCATCTTCGACTACATGAAACTCTATGCCAGTTCCACCTTTGTTCCATCATCCAATGGTGACAACAATCCTCGCAAGCGAAGAAACTATGATGATATAGACGATATAAATGAAGAAGAGCGTAAGGGGATGGCATATAAATGAATCCAAATGGCTATAATTCTGCTAGGTAATTCACAAAAAGCGTTAAACATTCAAAAATCGCCAATGTTGTGTCCGAACACACTGTCTTGTAAAAGAAAGTTTTTCGTATTAGAAGTATTATAACTCCTTTTCGTTTAATTTAGAAGTTGCGCACGACACGGACTTAGTGCAGAAATGTATGATAGGAATGGCTAAACAGCAAGGAACAAATGTTTGTGTGTATAGCGAGACTGGTAGCTTTATGTTCAATAAGACAGGGAATCTTGTCGGCTATACGTCAAATACTGTTACGGTAAAACAAGGCGGAACCACCTATGTTTATGGGGAACATGGAGAAATCAAGTTCACAAAATAGGAAATGATAGAATAATACGAGCACAAACATTCAAAGCATAAATAGGCGAGGCTTCCTGACCAATCTATTCATGTCATCGAGCAGGGCGGCATTTGAAAAGACAATGCCGTCCTGTTTTACGATACCATAGTCTTGATGGGCATGTCCAAAAAGGTGGTATCGTGGTTTTACATCCATTACTCTGTTACGTAATGGAGCGTTACCCCAATGAATACCAATCGATTGGTCAAGTATCATCACAGGTGGCTCATGTGTAACAACTATATCTGTTCCTAATGGGATTAACTCTTCAGAGTGATTGTATGCTATACCGAAGAACTTAACACCCTCAATCTCCACGCCACAATCCTGAAGGAAGTGAACGTTCTCAGGCAAATCCTCTATCCCCTCAGCATCCCATAGACAAAGATCATGGTTGCCTGTTACGAAAATCTTATGCGGATAACGCAGTTCAATAAACCAGTTCAAGAAGTCAAGTACTTCTTCCTCTGTGCCATTATTGCTGATGTCACCACTATGAACGATGACATCAGCTTCTGGCATATCCTTTATCCTCTGGTGTAAGCCATGAGTATCAGAGAGGTGCAGAATCTTCATTCGCACTTGAAATTTAGTAAAGGGAATAACATCACCCTTGGTACAAGTTCTGTATCGCTCATAGTCAAACTTAGACTATTCAGTCGAACATGAGGATGAACAGCGACAGAATCCCAATCCCAATCTATCAATGTCTCTTGAAAATCCTCAAAGGAGTCGTAATAGTTACTTGCCATTTCGTCTGACTCGAAATTCTTCCGAATGATATCTGGAACTACTGGCCCGACAACTGTTGCTGGTACTACAGCCTTATATCCTGCTTGGAACGCAGCAAGCACTTTTTCACCAACCTTGAATCTGCACTCCTCTTGGTACTTTTTCCCTCCAGGTTTGTGGCCCCCTTCTTTATATGTTGCCAACAAGTCGAAATTTGAATCATATACGTTTACCATCATGGGTGCAGAATCTTCTTCCTCATAGATTTCATAGCCTAGAAGTGCATGTGGTCTGAAAACTGTATGTGAGAGAATTGATCTGGCATCTTCCATGTTTTTGAAGTCGCCGAGACATCTTGCACAAAGTCTCCAATATGTGCTGTCGCCATCATGTGATATGACTTTTGTGTCGTCTTTTGGCTTATCAATGCAGATAACCTCCGCTTTACAAGTGTCGGCTTTACTTGATGATATTGGAGAAATGCAATCTCCGTCATTTAATACGATAACGGGCCATTCGTCGCTGAACTCTCTGGCAAATGCTTCTGGTTTTTCCGTATGGATGGGAATGATGCCATTTGGATGCAACAAACGGAGGAACTCACGTAGGTCAGACATGTCAATATGACCACTAGTGTGCATATAATCGAAATCCTCATCCAGCGATCTAGCCAGATTCTCGTTGTATGCATTTGAACCTTCTTTGACGTAGCCGTTCCACATCGAAAGAACTCTCTTTTTCTCCCCAGGTATCTGTTCTATCAGTTTGTCAAAGCGTGGATTAGCGCGAGCTATGAGGACATATCCATATTCACTAAGAGCGTCCTTAAAACTATCTGAGACAAAGAAACTATTTTTGTCATACTTGTCATATATCAAAGACTTTGGCTCATGTTTCCCATATTGGTACAATTTTGATTTAGTCCATATAGAACCGCTATTAACGACAGTATCCATCACTTCCTTCTGATATTCATCTACATAAAAGGCGCGACGAGCCTTTTGGGCTGCCTGATAGAGAGCGAACAATCTGTCAATGTTGGTCGATGACATATAGACAACACATCCTTTATTATCTTTGAACAATGTTTCGAAATCCTTCTGAAGCCTGTACTCTTCCTTACTTGCTGCCTTTGGGCGCGCCACATTAGTTCCTTCACATACGACATAATCAACCTTGCCCACATACTTCTGTAGCATATCAGGAATCTTGCCACTTCTGAAACCATGCAAACGGAAGTCGCCTGTATGGTAAACTGAAACCCCATCAGCAACAATCTTGAAAGCATATGCATCAAAAGCGGAATGGTCAACAGTTACTGGCATGATGGAGAATGGACCGAACTTAAAAACGTTACCTTCCCTAAATGTGTTAACGTGCTCCAATCGTTCAAGCATCACCTTATGAGCTTCAATCTTATTTTTCAGATGGTTGGATAATACTCTTTGAATATCTCGTCCCACCTTACCCATATAGATAGGCAGTTCTTTGGGCAACTTAATGATACTGCCTATATGGTCACCATGATAATGTGTAATCAACAATGCACTCTTAGACAGGTCGCCATGAGTCATGCCCTCCACTTGCAAATCTCCTGTCTTGGGCCCACCAGGCAACTCTTCGCCATAATCAACGAACAGATGCCAACCGTTACATTCGTATTCTGTGACACAACCACCTATTTGGTGAGTGCCGCGATGGATTTTAATGTTCATATGTATCTAGGGATAATATTTTCAGTTAATAACGTCTTCTCTATATCCTCAATTCGTTCCGTCCTAGCCTTTGTCCTTTTCTCATAATTGAGTGCTATCAATAACTGTGGTTCAGGGTCAACGATTAGACTATCAACGTCACCAACAGGTGGAACAGGAAGACCCAACTTACCTTTTATTCTATATAACGTTTTATAATACTCAGCAAGCCTGTCTTTATTGTATTGAAGAAAAGCTCTGTAATTCCTAATCTGGGTTAATATTTCTGGCTCTCCGTTCGTTGTTCGCAAACGACTATCTCCTATTCTTTTGAGTTCTTCAAAAATGATACGGTTGTTCTCAATTTTTACCATATCAATTCTAATAGTTTCTTTCTCATTATCGTGAAAACGATGAGCGAATTCTGAATCTAAGTATATATCTCGTCTTGTCGTTATTAATCTCCCTTGAATAAATTTCTCTTTAGTATTCTCTCCATTTTCTGACTTGGAGTAATTGTTTCTAATATTTTCCTTTAATGTCTCTATTTTTGATTCCAACCATTTTTGGCAATCCTGATAGACTGGCGTGAATTTAACTTTACCATCTTTACCAACGCTTTTTCTATAATAATTCTTATCCAAAACGTCTGAATGTCCTAAATATTTTGGATGAGCATTTGCTACAATTCCTTTGCTATACTTATCATAAGATATCTCAGCCATTCTGCCTCCATAATAATATACATCAATAATGTTCTTTTTCCTGATTTCAATATAAAGCTCATTATCGTTTAATAATGTTTTCCACCATAATGGTGCATTATCGCCAATAAGGAATTGATACAGGCTATGGCCAACATCTAAAAGACCTGTTTCTAGTAAAGAAATATTGTTCATAAACTTATATTTTTGGTTAGTATTTCATATCATGTTTATAACACCACAATTCACCATCATATCCATGTTGAATAGACAATTTCTTTCCAGCCAACTTTGCCATGATTTGAAGATGCCTTGCTTCTTCCTTAGAGAGGAATACGACATTTTCGTCACTAATCCATTCACCATTGTCATTGCGAACTAGATGCCACTTTCTTTCTTCATCCTTGGTTTCCATTAGGCATATTCAAATTTGGGTACGTCTATTATTACATCTTCTGTCTCATCCCCATCATCCATTGTTGGCACAGCCAAGCGAACTTCATTGTCTCGCATGGTGTCGTCAACAAGCAGGGTCAGAGGATAGATGTCGCTATTTTCATCCAAGATAGGATAGCCATATTCATCAAACTCAGTCATAAAGGCTGAGTCAATGCCATAGACATAAATGCTGGGACTATACTTTTCCATCTCATGATTAACGAAAGGGTCTTGTACCGCATCAAATGATTTGCCCTGAGTCAAATCCATTCCGTATGTCAAGAAAGGTGCCGCATCATTCGACTTAGCCAAAAGTGCCATCGTTCGAGAGTTGGCATATAGGTTGAGTGCATATTCCGTACTATATGTATCATGGAAATCATATTCGAACTCTTTTATCACATCACGAAAAGACTTGCCATCACTTTTCCTCCTACCTCTTTTGTCGTAGTCGGCAGAGTCGAAGTAATAGGTCTTATAGAGTTCCTTCTCCATCATACTTGCGTAAATTTGCTACAAAGATAGGAATTATTTATGATATAATCAAGTTTCCTCATAAAAACTTGTTAATCATCTTGTATTTCTCTTCTAATCTCTTCCCGAATTTCCTCTTTTGCTTTTTGTCTTACGATGCCAGCAACTCTTGTACGTCCATGTTTGTCTGGCTTATGAGACCATACGCAGCTATGTCGCTGAACCCATTCAAGTTTAAATGATGGACATCTGCAAGAGATGTATTTTGATGGATGGTTTTGGGGCGAGTAGTCCTTACGACATTTTTTCTTATTCATTGCATTTTTATTTGTTATGATTCTGTCTCTTTGCAAAGCGTTTCGTATAGTTTCATAAACTCGTCGTGCAAATGCACTTTGATGTATGCTAATCGGTATACAAGCTTTGCGCGACGCTCTATATAGTCTCGATTGACCAACCATTTCCAATGCTTCTGAAGATCTTCTTTAATAAATCCCGCTTGTGGCTCAAGTTCCGTTCTTCCTTCTTCCAATAGCTTGTCAAGACGGCTTGTGATTTCGTCAGCCTGTTGTTTGTAGATAACGATACCATTGGTTTCTCGCAATACTTCGTCAACTTCTGGTATTCCGTAATAGTCACCGTCGCTTCTTATTTCACGATTCTTTAGATACTTGTATATCAAGTCGTTCGTAAGAGGGTGAGAGAAGGCACAGGCAGCAGTTAGTTGTTGAAGGTTTGAAGGCTTCAGTTGGCATAAGTCAAACTGATTAAAAGCACCCTCCAAAAAGAAAATTCCATCAGTGTCACCACGTTGGAGCAGTTGATAGGTGGCTTTGTCCTCGTAGTTGAAATCACATTTCTTTAATGCTGCATCTACTCCTGCTATAAGAAGCAGAGCCTTTTCTTCTGTCATTCTTTCTTTCATACGTCGTAGTATTTATTTTGCGAAACCGCAGGGAGTTTAGACTCCCGGCAGTTCCTTTTTGATTAGTCTTCTGAATTCTTTCTGTTGGCTCATGATGAGGGCGATTCTCAGTCGGTGGCGCAGTCGGTGATTCAGTTCGTAGTACCATCCGTGGCTGCTGGCGAAGCATTCGGCGACGTTGCGCTCCAGAAATTCAAGATTCTCTTTTGAGAGGTGCTCGTTGAGCCGCATGCCCATCAGCAGGTAGTATTCCGTGTGGCCTCCGATTTGCGGGTACTCATGGAGCCAGGCCGAAAAGAGTCGCAGGAATTCTTGGTCGCTTTCGCCCTCCTGCTTGAACTCATAGGCGGCGCACAGCGAGCCAGGCGCCGTCAGGTAGTTCATCGTGTCATCACTCAGGATCTTGTGTCCTCTTACTTTCAGGCTGTCCAGATACAGCCTCATGGGTTGTTCAATCTTTCTCGTTAGCATAATTCACTATACGATTCCGAAATTTTTACACCGAATTGTGTTCGGACACAAAGGATTTAATAAACAAATATTAACTTAAAACCAATAGATTTAAGGAATATTTATAATAAATATGACACTAAGTCTACTAAACTTAGTGCCACATAAAAATTCTGTCTCACTTCCTCAACAGCTTGACGTACCACTCTTCATCAGGATGGAATCCGAAGAAGGCTTTTCCATCACCACCTAAATCCCAAGAACTCATAACCTCCAAGGACTTTAAGGGAAGAAGATGATGCTTTCCTTGATGTAATAACACATTCGCCCTACGGCGAAACTTTCGGCTACTCGCCTGCTTTCCTTTCTTTTGCGACTTGCAGCAACACCATGTGCTGCCCGGCATTCGCTTTCTACTTCTGCTCATTGTCTCGTAAATGTTATGAGGCGACATGGATTATTGTCTCATGTCGTCTCGGTTAAACATTACGAGGCTGTTAATTTCTGAATGTTCATAATCGTATTTCTTTCCCTTTAGGTTTCCTCTTGTTTAATATCCCAACATAGCTGCTGGCGTTATTCCTAAAGTGACACAGAGCAGACGGGCAATTTTCAGCGTAGGCTCTGCCCTTCCTGAGACGTAGTCGCTTATGCGTGAAGGACTAACCCCAATCTCTGTAGCCAACTGCTTCTGACTCATATTCTTCTCGTCCAACGAAAGCTGTATCAACTGGGCTACGGTAGGTTTGCCTATGGGATAGTGTTCCTTCTCATAGTCAATGACAACATCCGACATCATTGTCAACTCCACAGCATTGCGGTCGTTGGCAGGTGTATTGTCATCCACCATTGGCAACAATTCCTCAATTCGTGCCAATGCGAATTCATATTGCTCTTTCGTAATCTTTGCCATATCTGTACCTCCTATATTATATCGTTGAAACATCTATCTTATCATATTCACTGTGAGTACCCACAAATCGGATGAAAATATGCCCGATTGTGAACTTTACGACCACAACAAGCCGATATTTGTTGCCCCTAATGTCAAAGACATAATGTTGATTCCCGACGGAGTCTGTTGTGGGGAAGTCTGCTTTTATATCCGACAGGTTCTTCCATTCTGCCTTTTCTGCGATATCATACCATCGTTCAAGTGCAGCCTGAGCGTCTCCATGTCCTTCTGAACTATAGAACTCAACTAATCGTCTATGTGATACTATCCTCATATTGGGTGCAAATTTACGAAATAGTTTTGAAATTCAAAAGAATATCGCTATTTTTTTCTGATTTTTAAGATTTTTCTTTCGATTTTCTTTGTTATCTTGTGATTATTGATTATCTTTGCAGCGCAATAGTACAGAACAGATGATGATACTCTTCTGAGCGAAGAGCGAGTTTGTGGAAGACCTCTCAATGAACTAAAGGAAAAAAATCTCGATTTTCTATTTCCTGAAATTCATTTGTACGGTTTAACTCTTAAAGTGCAGAATATCAGCACTTTGTAGATGCTGCGTGGCAAAATGGAGATGGTTACGCATTTTTCTCGTCAATCATTTTTGCCGCAAACGCATGTTTCCTCATCGAAAAGTGCCTTTTTTTAATTGTCACAACTGTCACTGTCACGCACTCCGTCATTTCTCATTTTTTACATTATCTCATTTTTACATTTTCCCATACTAAGCCATTTATTTTCGATGTATTCCTTTGTCTTTACAAATAATATTTGTATCTTTGCATCACATAAACACTAAAGACCAAGAATGAGTAAGAAGTCTATACGCTTTTTCAACGATAGAGAAGTGCGAGCCGTTTGGGACGAAGAAAACTCTAAGTGGTGGTTCTCGGCTACTGACATTGTGCGTGCTATCAATGATGAGGAGGACTATAAGAAATGTCGTAACTATTGGAAGTACCTGAAAGGCAAGTTCTCAAAGGAGGGCATTCAACTGGTTAGTGTCACTAACCACCTCAAATTTGAGGCACCAGATGGCAAACAACGTGCCGCTGATGCGATGGATGCAGACTGCGTAAAGACATTAGCAAAGCACTATCCTAATAATCGTGCAAGTGCTTTCCTCGACTGGTTTTTATATAGCGACAACACCATTGACGGACAGAGCAAGAAAAAAGCATATACCCTTGTTGAGAGTGGCCTATTGGAAACGTTGAAACCTGGTACTGTCAAAGCACTACAGCAGATTCATGCTTATCTCTTTGGTGGCCTCTATGATTTTGCTGGCAAAATCCGCACCAAGACCATTTCTAAAGGTAATACCATTTTCTGTTTGGCTGAGTATCTGCATGATAATTTGAAAACTATAGAGCAGATGCCAGAGACTACTTTCGATGAGATAGTAGATAAGTATGTGGAGATGAATGTGGCCCATCCTTTTATGGAAGGTAATGGTCGCTCTACACGCATTTGGCTTGACTTGATTTTCAAGAAGCAGCTGAAGATGTGTGTGGACTGGAGCAAGATAGATAAGAAAGACTATCTCGATGCTATGATCGCAAGCCAAATGGACAGTACAAGAATCCGAGAACTGCTGAAACAGGCTATGACGGACCGTATTGACGATCGCGAAATCTTCATGAAGAGCATCGATTATTCTTACTACTACGAACAGGAGGATTAGAGATGGCAGGCCAATCCCCTATCATCCTCACTCATTTTTACTGCGAACGCATGCTTCTTCATCGAAAAGTGTAGTTTTTGCCTGGTTTTTGTGCCTTTTAGGGCGGAAAACTGAGATGATTTGTGCCTTTTAGAGGTTAGGCATCTCGGGAGCCTTGTTTGTTGTTATGTCGTATCTTGTTGATTATAAGCTTTTTAGATAAGACTATTTCTTGTTTTCAATATCAATATCAATAATATCAGTTTGTTTTTTGGGGTGTGCCTTTCTTGTATTATATATATAACTATCTATATATTAATAAGTTATATAATAATTACGGCAAGTGTAGACCCTTGTTTTTTAATTGATATAACTGATATTGATATTGGCTTAGTCATTTTTTCTCTAAAATGGAAACCAGATTGCATTTTTTTTACTATCTTTGCAAGCAAGTATCGGCGCGAAGCCTCAGAGGAGGTGCCGGTATGATTTTTGAGGGTAAAAATATATTAGCGTTAGTGCTATATTCGGTGATGTCCCTGAACCTAGGAAATTCATAAGACGATTCACGAAACGAGTAAGTACCTGCGTCTACGCGATAGCGTGGGCTGGGCTTATCTTCGTGAATGGGTTTTCCTAGGACCTTGGGGCATCGATAAGAGCGGTTCACGCTTTTATTGTGTCCTGAGGTTCTATGTTGAGAACCCATTATCATTCGAATGATAGTTCTTTCGCCCTAAAACTATCGTTATAAATGAAATACGACAATACTTTTAAAGCTATAGACCAGATCCTGTGGAAAGAACCGGGATGTGGTAGTGAGTTGGATTATCTGGAGCAGAAATCATGGATGCTGTTCCTGAAATACCTCGACGACCTTGAAACGGAGCGCGAGGAGGAAGCAGAACTTGATGGCAAGACTTACAAGCGACTGGTTTCTGGCTTCTATCGTTGGAGCCAGTGGGCAACACCTAAGAAGCGCGACCCGCAGACGGGCAAGATGGTGCTCGATACTGTCAACGCAATGAGTGGCGACGACCTGGTGGAGTTCGTTGACCAGAAGCTCTTCCCATACCTGAAAGGATTTCAGAGTTCAGCCACTCAGACGGACAGCCTTGAATACAAGATAGGCGAAATCTTCGGAGAGTTGCACAACAAGATTCGCTCTGGATTCAACATGCGCGAGATTATCAATATGATTGATGAACTCCATTTTCAGAGTGCTGAGGACAAACACGAGATGACTGTGCTCTATGAAAGCAACATCCAGCGTATGGGTAATGCAGGCCGTAATGGTGGTGAGTATTACACGCCTCGTCCCCTGATTCGCAGCATCATCAAAGTGGTAGATCCCCAAATCGGTGAAACGGTTTATGACCCTGCCTGTGGTTCTGCTGGTTTCCTCTGCGAGGCTTTCCTCTATATGAAGGATAAGATCAAGAGTGTGAAAGACCATGAGATTTTGCAGAAAGAAACCTTTTACGGCAAGGAGAAGAA
Proteins encoded:
- a CDS encoding metallophosphatase domain-containing protein translates to MKILHLSDTHGLHQRIKDMPEADVIVHSGDISNNGTEEEVLDFLNWFIELRYPHKIFVTGNHDLCLWDAEGIEDLPENVHFLQDCGVEIEGVKFFGIAYNHSEELIPLGTDIVVTHEPPVMILDQSIGIHWGNAPLRNRVMDVKPRYHLFGHAHQDYGIVKQDGIVFSNAALLDDMNRLVRKPRLFML
- a CDS encoding DUF3987 domain-containing protein; this encodes MINKQCLPFECLQVEIQGVIKNFTEVYQCDADIIVSTIYAIVSIAVNKSIKLFDGKYTNYPSMWICHVAPSGSNKSAPVKMLFKPINELNEEAVVAYYEELRHTDKDDSNKPKPICKKLSLTDTTPEAIYKALSFMPQMVYRDEIKGMIDDFDRYNRSGIISNMLSIWDSTSFCIDRKTEDPTFIREPFLDILGGIQPGLLKSTFGNPQLMISGFNQRILFVYPDKLPVTYYSDNLLSEAIMPYWTNFVRDLMKLESTTLSLSPEAKDFYCTYYNMLQDKKSSSDDYMQYVYSKFQIIILRWSIVTHLLWEKTFEYYRKDTISGDEMLQAIQCMNYFESAAEKVYHEISGGMYQGFTKEQSLQILYNTYKGEVNLQKLADALGCSRQYVSKAVNKKDPS
- the fic gene encoding protein adenylyltransferase Fic; the protein is MSKKSIRFFNDREVRAVWDEENSKWWFSATDIVRAINDEEDYKKCRNYWKYLKGKFSKEGIQLVSVTNHLKFEAPDGKQRAADAMDADCVKTLAKHYPNNRASAFLDWFLYSDNTIDGQSKKKAYTLVESGLLETLKPGTVKALQQIHAYLFGGLYDFAGKIRTKTISKGNTIFCLAEYLHDNLKTIEQMPETTFDEIVDKYVEMNVAHPFMEGNGRSTRIWLDLIFKKQLKMCVDWSKIDKKDYLDAMIASQMDSTRIRELLKQAMTDRIDDREIFMKSIDYSYYYEQED
- a CDS encoding MBL fold metallo-hydrolase, which codes for MNIKIHRGTHQIGGCVTEYECNGWHLFVDYGEELPGGPKTGDLQVEGMTHGDLSKSALLITHYHGDHIGSIIKLPKELPIYMGKVGRDIQRVLSNHLKNKIEAHKVMLERLEHVNTFREGNVFKFGPFSIMPVTVDHSAFDAYAFKIVADGVSVYHTGDFRLHGFRSGKIPDMLQKYVGKVDYVVCEGTNVARPKAASKEEYRLQKDFETLFKDNKGCVVYMSSTNIDRLFALYQAAQKARRAFYVDEYQKEVMDTVVNSGSIWTKSKLYQYGKHEPKSLIYDKYDKNSFFVSDSFKDALSEYGYVLIARANPRFDKLIEQIPGEKKRVLSMWNGYVKEGSNAYNENLARSLDEDFDYMHTSGHIDMSDLREFLRLLHPNGIIPIHTEKPEAFAREFSDEWPVIVLNDGDCISPISSSKADTCKAEVICIDKPKDDTKVISHDGDSTYWRLCARCLGDFKNMEDARSILSHTVFRPHALLGYEIYEEEDSAPMMVNVYDSNFDLLATYKEGGHKPGGKKYQEECRFKVGEKVLAAFQAGYKAVVPATVVGPVVPDIIRKNFESDEMASNYYDSFEDFQETLIDWDWDSVAVHPHVRLNSLSLTMSDTELVPRVMLFPLLNFKCE
- a CDS encoding helix-turn-helix domain-containing protein, encoding MIEEQIQNLTEKVNQLTQLVYELSKAITPCEQSSVSNHHVLTDIEGAMRITGKAKPTIYANARKGIIPHYKRGNKLYFYEDELYQWIEGGRQNCYGINSEEMLKEIRQGIHHLPSSNR
- a CDS encoding helix-turn-helix domain-containing protein, with translation MAKITKEQYEFALARIEELLPMVDDNTPANDRNAVELTMMSDVVIDYEKEHYPIGKPTVAQLIQLSLDEKNMSQKQLATEIGVSPSRISDYVSGRAEPTLKIARLLCVTLGITPAAMLGY
- a CDS encoding type II toxin-antitoxin system HigB family toxin, translating into MRIVSHRRLVEFYSSEGHGDAQAALERWYDIAEKAEWKNLSDIKADFPTTDSVGNQHYVFDIRGNKYRLVVVVKFTIGHIFIRFVGTHSEYDKIDVSTI